One genomic window of Bactrocera dorsalis isolate Fly_Bdor chromosome 4, ASM2337382v1, whole genome shotgun sequence includes the following:
- the LOC105232101 gene encoding insulin-like growth factor 2 mRNA-binding protein 1 isoform X6 translates to MQSMPTTCNSNQQQLKQQQQQAHLRTANASNLHYNTAAGGLNGVEFEGNKLHAEPLDKNQRRTNRNQRNPYPGMPGPGRQADFPLRILVQSEMVGAIIGRQGITIRTITQQSHARVDVHRKENVGSLEKAITIYGNPENCTNACKRILEVMQQEAISTNKGDICLKILAHNNLIGRIIGKNGNTIKRIMQDTDTKITVSSINDINSFNLERIITVKGLIDNMSRAEAQISSKLRQSYENDLQAMAPQSLMFPGLHPMAMMSTPGNGMVFNPSMPYQSCPGFPMSKTPASVVPPVFPNDMQETTYLYIPNNAVGAIIGTKGSYIRSVMRFSNASLKIAPIDNDKPAEQQTERKVTIIGTPEGQWKAQYMIFEKMREEGFMCGTEDVRLTVEIMVASSQVGRIIGKGGQNVRDLQRVTGSVIKLPEHAVAPASGGDEETPVHIIGQFYSVQSAQRRIRAMMMSTNPPPVTKKQKAAKEQTAAAAAAAAAAAAGSGTQQLQQQQVTQQQQQQHQLQQQPQQQQQQQQQSPPQQQQQPPASSQ, encoded by the exons AGCTGCTGGCGGATTGAACGGTGTCGAATTCGAGGGCAACAAATTGCACGCCGAGCCATTGGACAAGAACCAACGTCGCACCAATCGTAATCAGCGCAATCCATATCCCGGTATGCCAGGACCCGGACGTCAAGCTGATTTTCCGCTGCGCATTTTGGTGCAAAGTGAAATGGTCGGCGCCATTATTGGCCGTCAAGGTATTACCATACGCACGATCACACAACAAAGCCATGCACGTGTTGATGTGCATCGAAAAGAGAATGTCGGCTCACTGGAGAAGGCGATCACCATTTATGGTAATCCGGAAAATTGCACAAACGCGTGCAAACGCATTTTGGAGGTGATGCAACAGGAAGCCATCTCAACGAATAAAGG TGACATATGCTTGAAGATTTTGGCCCATAACAATCTAATCGGTCGCATTATTGGTAAAAACGGTAATACGATCAAACGTATTATGCAAGACACGGATACGAAGATCACTGTCAGCTCGATAAACGATATCAATAGCTTCAATTTGGAACGTATCATTACGGTTAAGGGCCTAATCGATAATATGTCACGTGCCGAGGCGCAAATTAGTTCCAAACTACGTCAAAGCTACGAGAACGATTTGCAAGCAATGGCGCCACAAAGCCTAATGTTCCCTGGTCTACATCCGATGGCCATGATGTCGACACCCGGCAATGGCATGGTATTCAACCCAAGCATGCCATATCAATCGTGTCCGGGTTTCCCGATGTCCAAGACACCGGCTAGTGTGGTACCGCCTGTCTTCCCCAACGATATGCAGGAGACCACATACCTCTACATACCGAACAATGCGGTGGGCGCGATTATCGGCACCAAAGGCTCATACATACGCAGTGTCATGCGTTTCTCCAATGCCTCGCTCAAGATCGCACCAATCGACAACGATAAACCGGCCGAGCAGCAAACCGAACGCAAAGTGACGATCATCGGCACACCCGAAGGCCAATGGAAGGCACAATACATGATTTTCGAGAAGATGCGGGAAGAGGGATTCATGTGCGGCACCGAAGATGTACGACTAACAGTCGAAATCATGGTGGCAAGCTCACAG GTCGGTCGGATAATCGGCAAGGGCGGACAGAATGTGCGCGACTTGCAACGTGTCACTGGCAGCGTTATCAAGCTACCAGAGCATGCGGTGGCGCCAGCATCGGGTGGTGATGAGGAGACTCCCGTCCATATAATCGGGCAATTCTACAGCGTACAG tcggCACAGCGACGCATACGCGCCATGATGATGTCGACGAATCCGCCACCGGTGACCAAAAAACAGAAAGCCGCCAAGGAGCaaaccgccgccgccgccgctgcagcagctgctgccgctgccggCAGTGGGACCcagcagctgcagcagcagcaagtaacacaacagcagcaacaacaacatcaactgcAACAgcagccgcaacaacaacaacaacagcagcagcagtcgccgccgcagcaacaacaacagccacctGCGTCAAGTCAGTAA
- the LOC105232101 gene encoding insulin-like growth factor 2 mRNA-binding protein 1 isoform X5, with amino-acid sequence MASELDQFADLELSKEDREQIFDPPLDRQPLEGAGTSRAAGGLNGVEFEGNKLHAEPLDKNQRRTNRNQRNPYPGMPGPGRQADFPLRILVQSEMVGAIIGRQGITIRTITQQSHARVDVHRKENVGSLEKAITIYGNPENCTNACKRILEVMQQEAISTNKGDICLKILAHNNLIGRIIGKNGNTIKRIMQDTDTKITVSSINDINSFNLERIITVKGLIDNMSRAEAQISSKLRQSYENDLQAMAPQSLMFPGLHPMAMMSTPGNGMVFNPSMPYQSCPGFPMSKTPASVVPPVFPNDMQETTYLYIPNNAVGAIIGTKGSYIRSVMRFSNASLKIAPIDNDKPAEQQTERKVTIIGTPEGQWKAQYMIFEKMREEGFMCGTEDVRLTVEIMVASSQVGRIIGKGGQNVRDLQRVTGSVIKLPEHAVAPASGGDEETPVHIIGQFYSVQSAQRRIRAMMMSTNPPPVTKKQKAAKEQTAAAAAAAAAAAAGSGTQQLQQQQVTQQQQQQHQLQQQPQQQQQQQQQSPPQQQQQPPASSQ; translated from the exons AGCTGCTGGCGGATTGAACGGTGTCGAATTCGAGGGCAACAAATTGCACGCCGAGCCATTGGACAAGAACCAACGTCGCACCAATCGTAATCAGCGCAATCCATATCCCGGTATGCCAGGACCCGGACGTCAAGCTGATTTTCCGCTGCGCATTTTGGTGCAAAGTGAAATGGTCGGCGCCATTATTGGCCGTCAAGGTATTACCATACGCACGATCACACAACAAAGCCATGCACGTGTTGATGTGCATCGAAAAGAGAATGTCGGCTCACTGGAGAAGGCGATCACCATTTATGGTAATCCGGAAAATTGCACAAACGCGTGCAAACGCATTTTGGAGGTGATGCAACAGGAAGCCATCTCAACGAATAAAGG TGACATATGCTTGAAGATTTTGGCCCATAACAATCTAATCGGTCGCATTATTGGTAAAAACGGTAATACGATCAAACGTATTATGCAAGACACGGATACGAAGATCACTGTCAGCTCGATAAACGATATCAATAGCTTCAATTTGGAACGTATCATTACGGTTAAGGGCCTAATCGATAATATGTCACGTGCCGAGGCGCAAATTAGTTCCAAACTACGTCAAAGCTACGAGAACGATTTGCAAGCAATGGCGCCACAAAGCCTAATGTTCCCTGGTCTACATCCGATGGCCATGATGTCGACACCCGGCAATGGCATGGTATTCAACCCAAGCATGCCATATCAATCGTGTCCGGGTTTCCCGATGTCCAAGACACCGGCTAGTGTGGTACCGCCTGTCTTCCCCAACGATATGCAGGAGACCACATACCTCTACATACCGAACAATGCGGTGGGCGCGATTATCGGCACCAAAGGCTCATACATACGCAGTGTCATGCGTTTCTCCAATGCCTCGCTCAAGATCGCACCAATCGACAACGATAAACCGGCCGAGCAGCAAACCGAACGCAAAGTGACGATCATCGGCACACCCGAAGGCCAATGGAAGGCACAATACATGATTTTCGAGAAGATGCGGGAAGAGGGATTCATGTGCGGCACCGAAGATGTACGACTAACAGTCGAAATCATGGTGGCAAGCTCACAG GTCGGTCGGATAATCGGCAAGGGCGGACAGAATGTGCGCGACTTGCAACGTGTCACTGGCAGCGTTATCAAGCTACCAGAGCATGCGGTGGCGCCAGCATCGGGTGGTGATGAGGAGACTCCCGTCCATATAATCGGGCAATTCTACAGCGTACAG tcggCACAGCGACGCATACGCGCCATGATGATGTCGACGAATCCGCCACCGGTGACCAAAAAACAGAAAGCCGCCAAGGAGCaaaccgccgccgccgccgctgcagcagctgctgccgctgccggCAGTGGGACCcagcagctgcagcagcagcaagtaacacaacagcagcaacaacaacatcaactgcAACAgcagccgcaacaacaacaacaacagcagcagcagtcgccgccgcagcaacaacaacagccacctGCGTCAAGTCAGTAA